The genomic window ACACCAAGATTTAGAATTACTCGCTCCCATTGGTTTAGATATTGTATGTTTTAGATACAAACCTAAAAATCTAAGTTTAGAAGATTTAAATGCTTTAAACAAAGAAATTAAACTTCAGCTTGAAGAACGCGCCATTGCATTACCAGGCTACACAACGCTAAAAGGAATGTACTGCATCCGTTGTGCTATTTCGAGTCATCGTGTAACCAACGCGGATTTTGATGTTTTAATTACTGAAGTTTTAAATATTGGGAGAGAGATAATTTAATATAGTAAAGTTAATTTTGATAAGCCTAATGAGTATTTATAGTTGGGCTCCATTTACTCATAATCGCTAAAAAAGTGAAAATTAAAAAAAAGTCATTATTAATTATAAGTGGAATTATTCTAATCGGATTTTTCTTTTATTATTTAGGTTGGTCTCTATCACCCGGAAGCTATTCAAGAGCCGAAACATACGAATTTAATATTTCTGAAGAAACCCTTATTGAAATAATAAACGAGGTAAAAACGGAAAACAAGGAACTTGATGCGAAAACTTATTTTGAAGATTACAAAAACAAACATTGGCACTTTTTTTACTTCCAATATCTAGACAAAAATCAAATAATCCATACTTGGTCTAGACCGAAGAATAAAACAACCACCACATTTGCCTTTGTTGCATATAAAAGTAGGAATGATGTTGGAAACTGGATTTCAGCCAATAAATATTTTTGGTGGTGGAAAAACTCAGAAGCAAAAAACGAATTTGAAACAAGGATATTAAAGAAAATTGAAGACAAAATAAAAAAATCTATTTTGCGCTAATATGTTTTTTTTGAATTCCCTTGCGAAAATCCTTCGCTAACAAAAACGCAACGATCCAGAGACAAAGCGATTAAAGCATAAATTTCTATCCACATTCAAACATAACGACTTACAATATCAAAGATATTTAACTAAATCACAATCATTTTTATTTTTTTTGTTAGTTTTACGAAAACTAATTACAAATAAATTTGAAGACATCATATACTATTGAGGAAATTAACGACGTATTACAAGGCGAACTAATTGGCCATACTACGCAAAAAATTAATGGACCAGAACAATTACAAAATGCAAATAATAACCATATCACTTTCGTTGGAAGTGTAAAATATGTTAAGTTTTGGGCCGACTCAAAAGCATGCGCCGCTGTAGTAAACGATAATTTAAAAATTGAACCAGGAGAAAATCGCGCGATAATTAAAGTGAAAAATGCCGATTTAGCTATGGCAAAAATATTGGAACTTTACAACCAACCAGCTCCAGTATTTGATACAGATATTCACCCAACGGCCGTTATACATGAAACAGCATCAATAGGAAGCGGTTGTAAAATTGGTGCAAATTGCTATGTTGGTAAAGATGTAGAATTAGGTAACGAGGTTATTTTATATCCAAATGTTTGTGTTTTTGATGAAACCATTATTGGTGATAAAACCATAGTTTGGTCGGGAACCGTAATTCGTGAGCGCTGCATTATTGGTAGTAATTGTATTTTCCATACCAATGTTAGCATTGGTGCCGACGGATTTGGTTATAGACCAAGTGATGATGGTAGAGGTTTAGTTAAAATACCACAAATAGGAAACGTAATTATTGGTCATTTTGTTGAAATTGGAGCTAACTCTTGCGTAGATAGAGCCAAATTTAGCTCAACTATTATTGGTGATGGCTGCAAAATTGACAACCTCGTACAAGTTGCTCATAATAGTGTTATGGGACGTTCTTGTATTATGGCAGGACATAGCGGACTTGCAGGTTCTGTTACTTTAGGCGATGGTGTTATTATTGGCGGAAGCGCATCTATAAAAGACCATACAAAAATAGATTCTGGTGCAACAGTTGGTGCCGGATCTGGAGTTATGAACGATGTAAAAGCTGGGCAAACCGTTTTGGGTTATCCTGCGCAAGATGCTCGTGATATGCTAAAACAATGGGTTGCTATGCGTAGATTGGTTAAGAAATAGAATGGATGTATTATT from Algibacter sp. L1A34 includes these protein-coding regions:
- the lpxD gene encoding UDP-3-O-(3-hydroxymyristoyl)glucosamine N-acyltransferase, with amino-acid sequence MKTSYTIEEINDVLQGELIGHTTQKINGPEQLQNANNNHITFVGSVKYVKFWADSKACAAVVNDNLKIEPGENRAIIKVKNADLAMAKILELYNQPAPVFDTDIHPTAVIHETASIGSGCKIGANCYVGKDVELGNEVILYPNVCVFDETIIGDKTIVWSGTVIRERCIIGSNCIFHTNVSIGADGFGYRPSDDGRGLVKIPQIGNVIIGHFVEIGANSCVDRAKFSSTIIGDGCKIDNLVQVAHNSVMGRSCIMAGHSGLAGSVTLGDGVIIGGSASIKDHTKIDSGATVGAGSGVMNDVKAGQTVLGYPAQDARDMLKQWVAMRRLVKK